From the Serratia nematodiphila DZ0503SBS1 genome, one window contains:
- the yccS gene encoding YccS family putative transporter: MLSFAPAVRRYTYNSNLLYHLRILIALIGTTAVPWWLGIPKLTIPLTLGVVAAALTDLDDRLAGRLRNLLITLVCFFVASASIELLFPYPWLFALGLTTSTCGFILLGALGQRYATIAFGALLIAVYTMLGTAMYDAWYQQPLLLVIGALWYNLLTLAGHLLFPIRPLQENLARCYEQLANYLDAKANLFDPDAERDADLPWMDVAMANSALVALLNQTKASLLTRLKGDRGQRGTRRTLHYYFVAQDIHERASSSHVQYHALSRQFRHSDILFRFQRLLSMQARACRQLAQSILLRQKYQHNPRFEPAFSRIQEALARITETQGNSEQTKALAHLLKNLHAIDAQLANIESEQTLASGQAEENSLADDRLTGWSDIRLRISRHLTPQSALFRHAIRMSVVLCVGYAFIQFTGMQHGYWILLTSLFVCQPNYNATRRRLALRIIGTLAGILIGLPILYFVPSVEGQLVLIVITGVLFFAFRTVQYAHATMFITLLVLLCFNLLGEGFEVAAPRVYDTLLGCAIAWAAVSFIWPDWKFRQLPAVVDKTLNANCRYLDAILVQYHQGKDNGLAYRIARRDAHNSDAELASVISNMSADPKADKELQEAAFRLLCLNHTLLSYISALGAHRERLNTPATLDLLNDAVCYVDGALHQEERNSQRIAQALEQLAERIRAAVPEPESKEQLVLQQVGLMLELLPELTALHTQINKAT; the protein is encoded by the coding sequence GTGCTCTCTTTTGCACCCGCAGTACGTCGTTATACCTACAACAGCAATCTGCTGTACCACCTGCGCATTCTTATTGCGCTGATCGGCACCACCGCCGTTCCCTGGTGGCTGGGCATTCCCAAGCTGACTATCCCGCTGACGCTGGGCGTGGTGGCGGCGGCACTGACCGATTTGGACGACCGCCTGGCCGGCAGGTTACGCAACCTGCTGATCACGTTGGTGTGCTTCTTTGTCGCCTCCGCTTCAATCGAGCTGCTGTTTCCCTATCCCTGGTTGTTCGCCCTTGGCTTAACCACCTCAACCTGCGGTTTTATCCTGCTGGGCGCCTTAGGGCAACGTTACGCCACCATCGCCTTCGGCGCGCTGCTGATCGCGGTTTACACCATGCTCGGCACCGCCATGTACGATGCCTGGTATCAGCAACCGCTGCTGTTGGTGATCGGCGCGCTGTGGTATAACCTGCTGACGCTGGCGGGCCACCTGCTGTTCCCTATCCGCCCGCTGCAAGAGAACCTGGCGCGCTGCTACGAGCAACTGGCCAACTATCTGGATGCCAAGGCCAACCTGTTCGATCCCGACGCCGAACGCGACGCCGACCTGCCATGGATGGATGTCGCGATGGCCAACAGCGCGTTGGTCGCGTTGCTGAACCAGACCAAAGCCTCGCTGCTGACGCGCCTGAAAGGCGATCGCGGCCAACGCGGCACCCGCCGCACCTTGCACTACTATTTTGTCGCGCAGGATATCCACGAACGCGCCAGCTCTTCCCATGTTCAGTACCACGCGCTCAGCCGGCAATTCCGTCACAGCGATATTTTATTCCGCTTCCAGCGTTTGCTGAGCATGCAGGCGCGCGCCTGCCGCCAGCTGGCACAATCGATCCTGCTGCGGCAAAAATACCAGCACAACCCGCGTTTTGAGCCAGCCTTCAGCCGCATTCAGGAGGCCTTGGCACGCATAACCGAAACCCAGGGCAATTCAGAGCAAACCAAAGCGCTGGCGCACCTGCTGAAAAACCTGCATGCGATCGATGCGCAGCTGGCCAATATCGAGTCAGAGCAGACGCTGGCCAGCGGGCAGGCGGAAGAGAACAGCCTGGCCGACGATCGCTTAACCGGCTGGAGCGACATCCGACTGCGCATCAGCCGCCATTTGACGCCGCAGTCTGCCCTGTTCCGCCATGCGATCCGCATGTCGGTAGTGCTGTGCGTGGGTTACGCCTTCATCCAGTTCACCGGCATGCAACACGGTTACTGGATCCTGTTGACCAGCCTGTTCGTCTGCCAACCGAACTACAACGCGACCCGCCGGCGCCTGGCGCTGCGCATCATCGGCACTCTGGCCGGTATCCTGATCGGCCTGCCAATCCTCTATTTCGTGCCTTCCGTAGAAGGACAACTGGTGTTGATCGTCATCACCGGTGTCCTGTTCTTCGCTTTTCGCACCGTACAGTATGCCCATGCAACGATGTTCATCACGCTGCTTGTGTTGCTGTGCTTTAACCTGTTGGGTGAAGGTTTCGAAGTAGCAGCCCCGCGCGTTTACGATACCTTGTTGGGTTGCGCCATCGCCTGGGCGGCGGTCAGCTTTATCTGGCCGGACTGGAAATTCCGCCAGCTGCCGGCGGTGGTGGATAAAACGCTGAATGCCAACTGTCGCTATCTGGACGCCATTCTGGTGCAATATCATCAGGGTAAGGATAACGGGCTCGCTTACCGCATCGCGCGGCGAGATGCCCACAACAGCGATGCAGAACTGGCTTCGGTCATCTCCAACATGTCCGCCGATCCCAAGGCCGACAAGGAGTTGCAGGAAGCCGCCTTCCGTCTGCTCTGCCTGAACCACACTCTCCTGAGTTATATCTCGGCGTTGGGGGCGCACCGCGAGCGGTTGAATACCCCTGCCACACTCGATCTGCTCAATGATGCCGTGTGTTACGTGGACGGCGCCTTGCATCAGGAAGAACGGAACAGCCAGCGTATTGCGCAAGCGCTGGAACAGCTGGCGGAGCGCATTCGCGCAGCCGTTCCGGAACCTGAAAGCAAAGAACAGTTGGTTTTGCAGCAGGTGGGGCTAATGCTCGAGCTGCTGCCGGAACTCACCGCACTCCATACCCAAATCAATAAGGCAACCTAA
- a CDS encoding TfoX/Sxy family DNA transformation protein — MKRMSTRRIAQAKNCFAALGAITTRSQFGGYGLLAEGIMFAVVAEGELYLRATASMEPAFRARGMVNMVYSKRGVPITLRYYWVDESLWRERNELVGLAWQAIREARREQRLKAGDHGRLKALPNIDVNMERLLWRAGIRNAYDLRLHGAKRSYLRLLQQQTNLGLRVLLSLGGALAGYHQAALPTELRNELVRWFDHTMAMRRHGHEPVVQGPSSGP, encoded by the coding sequence ATGAAAAGGATGTCGACGAGAAGGATCGCGCAGGCTAAAAATTGCTTTGCGGCGCTGGGCGCTATCACAACACGATCACAGTTTGGCGGCTATGGGCTGCTGGCTGAAGGGATAATGTTTGCGGTAGTAGCGGAAGGGGAATTGTACTTGCGGGCTACGGCGAGCATGGAACCGGCCTTTCGCGCCCGGGGCATGGTCAATATGGTCTATTCCAAGCGCGGTGTGCCCATCACCTTGCGCTATTACTGGGTTGACGAGTCGCTGTGGCGGGAACGCAACGAGCTGGTAGGGTTGGCCTGGCAGGCCATCAGGGAAGCGCGCCGAGAGCAGCGGCTCAAGGCCGGCGATCACGGCAGATTGAAGGCGTTGCCAAATATAGATGTCAACATGGAGCGCTTGCTATGGCGAGCGGGTATCCGCAATGCCTATGACCTGCGGCTGCATGGCGCCAAACGTAGCTATCTTCGCCTGCTGCAACAGCAGACCAATCTGGGGTTGCGCGTGCTGCTGTCGCTGGGCGGCGCGCTAGCCGGCTATCATCAGGCGGCATTGCCGACCGAATTGCGCAACGAACTGGTACGCTGGTTCGATCATACGATGGCTATGCGCCGCCATGGGCATGAGCCAGTAGTTCAGGGCCCATCGAGCGGGCCCTGA
- the sulA gene encoding SOS-induced cell division inhibitor SulA, giving the protein MRTQSLYQPHFGHGSYTTRNVAKNTDIGKENGLISELVYNERQPAVAQLLLPLLLQLGKQSRWLLWLTPQQKLSKQWLQQSGLPVDKMVQLSQISPVNTVEAMEKALQTGNYSVVLGWLPELTEEDRLKLRRAAELGNAYGFIMRPQRDISPTPGHCSTLKIHSSLYH; this is encoded by the coding sequence ATGCGTACTCAATCACTCTACCAACCTCATTTCGGCCATGGCTCTTATACAACGCGCAATGTTGCGAAGAACACGGATATCGGCAAAGAGAATGGCTTGATCAGTGAACTTGTTTACAACGAGCGCCAGCCCGCAGTGGCCCAATTACTGTTGCCCCTGCTGCTGCAATTGGGCAAGCAGTCTCGCTGGCTTCTGTGGCTGACGCCGCAGCAAAAATTAAGCAAGCAATGGCTGCAGCAATCCGGCCTGCCTGTAGATAAAATGGTGCAATTGAGCCAGATCAGCCCGGTGAATACGGTCGAGGCTATGGAAAAAGCGCTGCAAACGGGAAATTACAGCGTAGTTCTCGGCTGGTTGCCCGAGCTAACGGAGGAGGATCGTCTAAAATTAAGACGTGCGGCAGAATTGGGTAATGCCTATGGGTTTATCATGCGCCCTCAACGTGACATTAGCCCGACTCCCGGACACTGTTCCACCCTAAAAATTCACTCTTCTTTGTATCATTAA
- the ompA gene encoding porin OmpA, with amino-acid sequence MKKTAIALAVALAGFATVAQAAPKDNTWYTGAKLGWSQYHDTGFYGNGYQNGIGNGPTHKDQLGAGAFLGYQANQYLGFELGYDWLGRMPYKGSVNNGAFKAQGVQLAAKLSYPIADDLDIYTRLGGMVWRADSKANYGRTGQRLSDHDTGVSPLAAVGVEYALTKNWATRLDYQFVSNIGDAGTVGARPDNTMLSLGVSYRFGQDDVVAPAPAPAPAPVVETKRFTLKSDVLFNFNKSTLKAEGQQALDQLYTQLSSMDPKDGSVVVLGYTDAVGSDQYNQKLSEQRAQSVVDYLVSKGIPSDKISARGMGEADAVTGNTCGYKSGRATKAQIACLAPDRRVEIEVKGIKDVVTQPQG; translated from the coding sequence ATGAAAAAGACAGCTATCGCATTAGCAGTGGCACTGGCAGGTTTCGCTACCGTAGCGCAAGCCGCTCCAAAAGATAACACCTGGTACACCGGTGCTAAACTGGGCTGGTCCCAGTACCATGACACTGGTTTCTACGGCAACGGTTACCAGAACGGTATCGGCAACGGCCCAACCCATAAAGATCAGCTGGGTGCCGGCGCGTTCCTGGGCTACCAGGCAAACCAATACCTGGGCTTCGAGCTGGGCTATGACTGGCTCGGCCGCATGCCTTACAAAGGCAGCGTGAACAACGGTGCTTTCAAAGCGCAGGGCGTTCAACTGGCCGCTAAACTGAGCTACCCAATTGCTGACGATCTGGACATCTACACTCGTCTGGGTGGTATGGTATGGCGTGCAGACTCCAAAGCTAACTACGGCCGTACTGGTCAGCGTCTGAGCGACCACGACACCGGCGTTTCTCCGCTGGCTGCTGTTGGTGTTGAATACGCACTGACCAAAAACTGGGCTACTCGCCTGGATTACCAGTTCGTAAGCAACATCGGTGACGCAGGTACCGTTGGCGCACGTCCAGACAACACCATGCTGAGCCTGGGCGTTTCTTACCGCTTCGGCCAGGATGACGTAGTTGCTCCAGCACCAGCTCCGGCTCCAGCTCCAGTTGTTGAAACCAAGCGTTTCACTCTGAAGTCTGACGTGCTGTTCAACTTCAACAAATCTACTCTGAAAGCAGAAGGCCAGCAGGCTCTGGATCAGCTGTACACCCAGCTGAGCTCCATGGATCCTAAAGACGGCTCCGTAGTTGTTCTGGGTTACACCGACGCAGTTGGTTCTGACCAGTACAACCAGAAACTGTCTGAACAACGCGCACAGAGCGTTGTTGACTACCTGGTCTCCAAAGGCATCCCGTCAGACAAAATCTCTGCACGTGGTATGGGTGAAGCAGATGCAGTTACAGGCAACACCTGTGGCTACAAATCTGGCCGCGCTACCAAAGCTCAGATCGCTTGCCTGGCACCAGATCGTCGCGTAGAGATCGAAGTTAAAGGTATCAAAGACGTTGTAACTCAGCCTCAGGGCTAA
- the matP gene encoding macrodomain Ter protein MatP, translating into MKYQQLENLESGWKWKYLVKKHREGELITRYIENSAAQEAVNELLKLENEPVKVLAWIAAHMNPELDNRMKQTIRARRKRHFNAEHQHTRKKSIDLEFLVWQRLAALARRRGVTLSETVVQLIEDAERKEKYANQMSSLKEDLKAILGKDPK; encoded by the coding sequence ATGAAATATCAGCAACTGGAAAATCTGGAGAGCGGTTGGAAATGGAAGTACCTGGTGAAAAAGCATCGGGAAGGGGAACTCATTACCCGCTACATTGAAAACAGCGCTGCTCAGGAGGCGGTTAACGAGCTGCTGAAGCTGGAAAATGAGCCGGTAAAGGTACTTGCATGGATTGCCGCTCATATGAATCCGGAACTGGATAACCGGATGAAACAAACGATCCGCGCCCGCCGCAAACGTCATTTTAACGCAGAACATCAGCATACGCGTAAAAAATCTATCGATCTGGAGTTTTTGGTTTGGCAACGATTGGCTGCCCTGGCGCGCCGCCGTGGCGTTACGCTGTCGGAAACCGTCGTGCAGCTTATCGAAGACGCTGAACGCAAAGAAAAGTATGCGAACCAGATGTCGTCGTTGAAAGAAGACTTGAAGGCGATTCTTGGCAAAGATCCCAAGTAA